One genomic window of Agrobacterium tumefaciens includes the following:
- a CDS encoding sugar ABC transporter permease yields the protein MSHHAASQFQNRERRSFLLFLLCPVVLFLGAYVYPVLNTVQLSFYDWNGMSPDMTYVGLENYRMILSEPRVQHAFVNNLKWLVYYLVVPTSVGLGLALLLDSDLPGTYVFRTIFFIPFTITTVAVASVWRWIYEPNIGLLSEVLKAVGLGGLAHNWLGDPSTNTYAIMLASLWAWSGFTFLIYFAGLRNLPAELIEAAKLDGASAWTILLRIKLPLLIPSTIVVMGIAAIDSMRVFDIVWAMTEGGPYDSSSVLAVEMYSTSFARFQMGAGAAVAVLLFLVAAIVVMPYVFYMSGRMEDIRE from the coding sequence ATGTCACATCACGCCGCCAGCCAATTCCAGAACAGGGAAAGGAGAAGCTTTCTCCTTTTTCTTCTGTGCCCCGTCGTGCTTTTTCTCGGGGCTTACGTCTATCCCGTACTGAATACGGTCCAGCTTTCCTTTTACGACTGGAACGGAATGTCGCCCGACATGACCTATGTGGGGCTCGAAAATTACCGAATGATCCTGTCCGAACCGCGCGTCCAGCACGCCTTCGTCAACAACCTGAAATGGCTCGTCTATTACCTGGTCGTGCCGACATCGGTCGGGTTGGGACTCGCCCTGCTGCTCGACAGCGATCTGCCCGGAACCTATGTCTTCCGCACCATCTTCTTCATCCCGTTCACGATTACCACGGTTGCGGTCGCATCGGTTTGGCGCTGGATCTACGAGCCGAATATCGGCCTTCTGTCGGAGGTACTGAAGGCGGTCGGACTGGGGGGGCTCGCCCACAACTGGCTCGGAGACCCGTCTACAAATACCTACGCCATCATGCTGGCATCGCTGTGGGCATGGAGCGGCTTTACCTTCCTCATCTACTTCGCCGGACTGCGCAACCTGCCGGCAGAGCTGATCGAAGCCGCAAAGCTGGATGGCGCCTCTGCCTGGACCATCCTGCTGCGCATCAAGCTGCCGCTGCTGATACCATCGACAATCGTCGTCATGGGAATTGCCGCCATCGATTCCATGCGCGTGTTCGACATCGTCTGGGCAATGACGGAAGGTGGGCCTTACGACTCCTCATCCGTTCTGGCTGTTGAAATGTATTCCACTTCGTTCGCCAGGTTCCAGATGGGCGCGGGTGCCGCTGTTGCCGTGCTCCTGTTCCTCGTCGCGGCAATCGTCGTCATGCCTTACGTTTTTTATATGTCCGGCCGCATGGAGGATATTCGCGAATGA
- a CDS encoding carbohydrate ABC transporter permease: MATARYVLLLALAGLYLTPLVLALISSFKTPAELQQVLSLPSGFYTRNYAEGWDRIGHSILNSFMITIPAVILSVFVGALAAFPLSHTRIPGERYLFLLLLAGMLVPQQTVQIPLFLIMRALRLYNTIPGMWLVHVAYGVPFCAFFMRNFFSSMPRSMFEAARIDGCGPAGYFFKILLPASASGLAALAIVQSRSVWNDLFFGLTITSGPSTHPAPVALYSLIGGLEVDDGPIMAATVISILPMMVAFLLFQKAFTRGLLGGSSK; encoded by the coding sequence ATGGCCACGGCCCGATATGTTCTTCTGCTCGCGCTTGCCGGGCTTTACCTGACGCCGCTCGTCCTTGCCCTGATCTCGTCGTTCAAGACACCGGCGGAACTGCAGCAGGTCCTTTCCCTTCCATCGGGTTTCTATACGCGCAACTACGCGGAAGGCTGGGATCGCATCGGGCACAGCATTCTCAACAGCTTCATGATTACCATCCCGGCTGTCATCCTGTCGGTCTTCGTCGGCGCACTCGCGGCGTTTCCGCTTTCGCACACGCGAATTCCGGGCGAGCGATACCTCTTTCTTCTCCTGCTCGCCGGCATGCTGGTGCCACAGCAAACCGTACAGATTCCGCTTTTCCTGATCATGCGGGCACTCAGGCTCTACAACACCATTCCCGGCATGTGGCTGGTCCATGTGGCCTATGGCGTACCTTTCTGCGCCTTCTTCATGCGGAATTTCTTCTCCTCCATGCCGCGTTCAATGTTCGAGGCAGCAAGAATCGATGGCTGTGGTCCGGCAGGCTACTTCTTCAAAATTCTGCTACCCGCGTCAGCGTCCGGCCTGGCGGCACTCGCGATTGTCCAGAGCCGTTCGGTCTGGAACGATCTGTTCTTTGGCCTGACCATCACAAGCGGCCCGTCAACGCACCCAGCGCCCGTTGCCCTCTACAGCCTGATCGGCGGGCTCGAAGTCGATGACGGCCCGATCATGGCAGCGACCGTCATTTCCATTCTTCCCATGATGGTCGCGTTCCTGCTGTTCCAGAAGGCCTTTACGCGCGGACTGCTTGGAGGTAGCTCAAAGTAG
- a CDS encoding ROK family transcriptional regulator, which yields MHPSIIRQINAARIFHAIRQRPNMSQREISEMTGSDKSTVSMVIKDFEAAGLIERTSRKSDSRPGRPGECISISTRGGLLVGVHPNPDDIQYVVAGLDGVPLHTITRPLPRDPARLGKEIAIAIRKATADISRSAKEVRAVGISIPGLVSDHELLAQSPNLHWNDVHLGKLLQEALGIPFYIDNNANASAIAEFYFGRGTETGDFAYVESGSGVGAGLFLDGTIYRGVHGFAGEFGHMKIVPQGRLCRCGSLGCISAYTSDYAIIQRLKLKDIKVDSQDEILQLAKEQNPHVLSALDEAGRHLGIGLANLVNLLNVPLLVLGGGFDVLAPFMRRGIEESLREMALPSVLKDARVEQSKLGASAVPLGGIALALEGCTSHNNTEASPW from the coding sequence ATGCATCCATCGATAATCCGGCAGATCAACGCAGCGCGAATTTTTCACGCGATCCGCCAGCGCCCGAACATGTCGCAGCGGGAAATTTCGGAGATGACGGGCTCCGACAAGTCCACTGTTTCGATGGTGATAAAAGACTTCGAAGCCGCCGGACTGATCGAGCGCACATCGCGGAAGTCGGACAGTCGTCCCGGCAGGCCGGGTGAATGCATTTCCATTTCCACGCGCGGCGGCCTGCTTGTCGGGGTGCATCCGAATCCGGACGATATTCAGTATGTCGTCGCGGGTCTCGACGGTGTGCCCCTGCACACGATCACGAGACCCCTGCCGCGCGATCCCGCGCGGCTCGGAAAGGAAATCGCCATTGCCATCCGCAAGGCCACCGCGGACATTTCCCGCTCTGCAAAAGAGGTCCGCGCCGTCGGCATATCGATACCCGGACTGGTCAGCGACCACGAACTGCTTGCCCAGTCGCCCAACCTTCACTGGAACGACGTGCATCTCGGGAAATTGCTGCAGGAGGCGCTGGGTATTCCCTTCTACATTGACAACAACGCCAATGCCTCCGCAATCGCCGAATTTTACTTCGGTCGCGGTACTGAAACGGGCGACTTCGCCTATGTGGAAAGCGGCAGTGGCGTTGGTGCCGGACTGTTCCTCGACGGGACCATCTACAGAGGCGTTCACGGCTTCGCGGGCGAGTTCGGACATATGAAGATTGTCCCACAGGGGCGGTTGTGCCGCTGTGGCAGTCTTGGCTGCATATCCGCCTACACGTCGGACTACGCAATCATCCAGCGACTGAAACTGAAGGACATCAAAGTCGATTCGCAGGATGAAATCCTGCAGCTTGCCAAGGAACAGAATCCGCATGTTCTTTCGGCTCTCGACGAAGCGGGCCGCCATCTCGGCATCGGACTTGCAAACCTGGTCAATCTGCTCAACGTCCCTCTCCTCGTACTCGGCGGCGGCTTCGACGTACTGGCGCCTTTCATGCGAAGAGGCATAGAGGAATCGCTGAGGGAAATGGCACTGCCGTCAGTGCTCAAGGATGCGCGCGTCGAACAATCCAAACTGGGAGCCTCCGCCGTTCCGCTCGGAGGAATCGCGCTGGCGCTGGAAGGCTGTACCAGCCACAACAAC